In Rubrivirga marina, the following are encoded in one genomic region:
- a CDS encoding gamma carbonic anhydrase family protein — protein MTDSFLGRSPRLGDGVYISDTAAVVGDVTLGDGASVWFGASLRGDVHWIRIGSGSNVQDNATVHVSRGTHPCDVGAGVTIGHNAVVHGCTVEDDVLIGMGAILLDGSVIGAGSLVGAGALVTGGTEVPPGSLVLGSPARVVRGLTEAEVGRNRANAAHYVRMARMYRGVDRPSENPFYETHPGRGGDPGAP, from the coding sequence ATGACCGACTCCTTCCTCGGCCGTTCGCCCCGCCTCGGTGACGGCGTCTACATCTCCGACACCGCCGCCGTCGTCGGCGACGTGACGCTCGGCGACGGCGCCAGCGTCTGGTTCGGCGCCTCGCTCCGCGGCGACGTCCACTGGATCCGGATCGGCTCCGGATCGAACGTCCAGGACAACGCGACCGTCCACGTCTCTCGGGGGACGCACCCGTGCGACGTCGGCGCCGGCGTGACCATCGGCCACAACGCCGTCGTCCACGGCTGCACTGTTGAGGACGACGTCCTGATCGGGATGGGCGCGATCCTCCTCGATGGGTCCGTCATCGGTGCCGGGTCCCTCGTCGGTGCCGGTGCCCTCGTCACCGGAGGCACGGAGGTTCCTCCCGGGTCGCTCGTTCTCGGATCACCGGCCCGAGTCGTTCGCGGGCTGACCGAGGCGGAGGTGGGCCGGAACCGGGCCAACGCGGCACACTACGTCCGAATGGCCCGCATGTATCGGGGCGTCGACCGGCCATCGGAGAACCCCTTCTACGAGACGCACCCGGGTCGGGGTGGAGACCCGGGCGCGCCCTAG
- a CDS encoding GreA/GreB family elongation factor yields the protein MSRAFVKEGAPEVPIVIPPRPPLPAGVPNYVTPAGLAALRAEKAALERSRAEIDAEDPDASRERELLTGLLGQLVERIARSQVVDPAKIGRSDIRFGATVVVRDADGEERTVRIVGVDEAGTAEDAVAFTSPYARALTGAKAGDTVTLKTPAGETPLTVVSIRYGA from the coding sequence TTGAGCCGAGCCTTTGTCAAGGAAGGAGCCCCTGAGGTCCCCATCGTTATCCCTCCGCGCCCGCCGCTCCCGGCCGGCGTCCCGAACTACGTCACGCCCGCAGGGCTGGCGGCGCTCCGGGCGGAGAAGGCCGCCCTCGAACGCAGCCGTGCCGAGATCGATGCGGAAGACCCGGACGCGTCCCGCGAGCGCGAACTTCTGACGGGCCTCCTCGGCCAACTCGTGGAGCGGATCGCACGGAGTCAAGTGGTGGACCCCGCCAAGATCGGCCGGTCCGACATCCGGTTCGGGGCGACCGTGGTCGTCCGCGACGCAGACGGCGAGGAGCGGACGGTCCGGATCGTCGGCGTCGACGAGGCTGGGACGGCCGAGGACGCGGTCGCGTTCACGTCCCCATATGCCCGAGCGTTGACGGGCGCGAAGGCGGGGGACACGGTCACGCTGAAGACGCCGGCCGGCGAGACCCCACTCACGGTCGTCTCCATCCGCTACGGCGCCTAA
- a CDS encoding EcsC family protein, whose product MSTTVRRFVLDRLYPSVLDGVPGLGTPEARAADARLGGGSLDEQVDRLVRRHVALSASAGFVSGLGGWLTLPVVLPANLAAVASVQLHMAASIAALAGHDPRLPATRERVLSCLVGSGPADPARDPEQETIDRVGLKLAERGLNLVVSSTVGAAKWGAKKVVSGQVKRKFLRGIPLVGGFIGAASDGYVTLKVAEAARGEFFGGIEEPDAPGFPPSSGDGLPSGIVPSPTGEEA is encoded by the coding sequence ATGTCTACCACCGTCCGCCGGTTCGTCCTCGACCGCCTGTACCCCTCCGTCCTCGACGGCGTGCCCGGGCTCGGAACGCCCGAGGCGCGCGCGGCCGACGCCCGACTCGGAGGGGGCTCCCTCGACGAGCAGGTCGACCGTCTCGTCCGCCGTCACGTCGCGCTGTCGGCCTCGGCCGGGTTCGTGAGCGGCCTCGGCGGGTGGCTGACATTGCCCGTCGTGCTCCCGGCCAACCTCGCCGCGGTCGCGTCGGTCCAGCTCCACATGGCCGCGTCGATCGCGGCCCTCGCCGGACACGACCCGCGTCTCCCAGCGACTCGGGAACGGGTTCTGTCCTGCCTCGTGGGGTCCGGCCCCGCGGATCCGGCCCGCGACCCCGAGCAGGAGACGATCGACCGCGTCGGCCTCAAGCTGGCCGAGCGTGGGCTCAACCTCGTCGTCTCGAGCACCGTCGGGGCGGCGAAGTGGGGCGCGAAGAAGGTCGTCAGCGGCCAGGTCAAGCGGAAGTTCCTCCGCGGCATCCCGCTCGTCGGCGGCTTCATCGGCGCCGCGTCCGACGGCTACGTCACGCTGAAGGTGGCCGAGGCCGCCCGCGGCGAGTTCTTTGGCGGCATCGAGGAGCCCGACGCACCCGGCTTCCCGCCGTCGTCCGGCGACGGCCTCCCCTCCGGCATCGTCCCTTCGCCCACCGGCGAGGAGGCGTAG
- a CDS encoding polyhydroxyalkanoic acid system family protein, with protein MPDIVLSRPHALGLDAARRAVDEVAGRLREEFGVSTRREGETVFVEGRGVTGHLEAGPHDLRVVATLGLRARPFKRLLKREIEAELDRLAPLS; from the coding sequence ATGCCTGACATCGTCCTCTCACGCCCCCACGCCCTCGGACTCGACGCCGCTCGCCGCGCCGTGGACGAGGTGGCCGGCCGGCTCCGAGAGGAGTTCGGCGTGTCGACTCGCCGCGAGGGCGAAACGGTCTTCGTCGAGGGGCGCGGCGTGACGGGTCATCTCGAGGCGGGCCCGCACGACCTCCGCGTCGTGGCCACGCTCGGTCTTCGAGCGCGACCGTTCAAGCGGCTGCTGAAGCGCGAGATCGAGGCCGAACTCGACCGCCTCGCCCCCCTCTCCTGA